The genomic DNA AGCTTACCGATCCCGATCGCTGACACCAGATAACCGATGGCAGCCTTATCCGTGTTCAATTGCACGGTCAGGAAGCTCATATTCGAGGAGAGAATAACATTGATCATACCCAGAAGAAAATAGTTGATGTAAAGCCCTGTTGCCATTCTGATGTAAGGATTTTTCATGAGTATAGCTCCCAACTTAAGTTTTAGATCCATCGTCTAATAGTGAAAAAATTCACATTGTTTCTATGTCTTTATTATATAAGGAGTGTTATTATAAATCCAATGCATATTTCTATTGCTTTTCATAGTTTAGGTCTATAATTTAAAATATAAATTAAAGAAGGGAACGGCATAATTATGAACCTGAAGCACTTACAATATTTTCGTGTACTTGCAAAGATGGAGCATTTTACCCAAGCAGCTTTACGACTATGTATTACTCAACCCAGTTTAAGCCATGCTATTTCAGAATTAGAAAAGGATCTGGGGGTTCATTTGTTTGAAAAGCAGGGGAGGAATATTCGGCTTAACAAATACGGACGATTTTTCCTGAAATATGTGGAGAATGCCATGAGTGAATTGGAGAAGGGAGAGCACAACTTGCGTGAACTGGTCAGTCCTAACCACGGTAATGTGGATCTGGCGTTCATTTACACGTTAGGCTCGCACTTCATTCCAGCGATTATTCAGGCCTTCTCCGCCTCGGATGCCCGCAAAGATATATCTTTTTCTTTTCATCAAGGGAACACGAACGATATTATCCAGGGCTTGAAGCAGGAGCATTACGATGTGGCTTTCTGTTCTCACATGGAAAATGAACCGGACGTTGAATTCATTCCGTTGGCTCAGCAGGAGCTGGTCGTTATTGTTTCACCAGATCATCCGCTGGCTTCGCTGGACCAAATCGATCTCAAGGATACGGCGACATATCCTTTTATCTTTTTTAACAAGAAAAGCGGTATACGTCCCATTATTGAAAATCTATTCGCCAGAGTAGGAGTTACTCCAGAGATTATTTGCGAGATTGAAGAGGACACGGCGATGGCAGGGCTGGTATCTGTGAATTACGGAATTGCGGTCATGCCCCGAATTTCATCGTTGGATTATTTTAACGTCAAAACATTGCCTATTGTTAATCCTGAATACGAGCGTTTTATCTATCTGGCGAGCATCAAAAACAGGTATTTATCCCCGGCTGTAGTGGACTTTCGGAACTTTTCGCTCAGCTACGGTGAGGAATTTTATTTAAAAACGCATCAGCGTGTCTAAATGTGTGTCTCGCAATATTTAAACTTGATAAATTTAAAAATGTGTTCTATACTTCATCATCGACACACATGATGTGAAATGATTCACATTAGTGGCATCACAAGACTTACTCACAAAAGTTGGTGAATTCACGATGAAACGTTCTTCTTTTCCAGTGGCGTCCGGCCTTTATGTAAACTATCTTCTGTTTGGTATGTTTAACATTATGCTGGCGTCACACATGTCCTTTTTAACCGAGCATTTGCATACAGATCAGGCGGGAATCAGTCTTCTGGTATCCGCAATGGGATTTGGCAGGCTGTTTACGCTGTACCTATCCGGGGTGCTTTCCGACCGTTATGGTCGCAAGCCGTTTATTGTGGTCGCAGGGCTATTAATGGCCGTTTTCCTGGTCGGTATACCGTTAAGCCCCAGCTTTGAAATGGCGATGGTGCTGGCTGTGCTGGCAGGCGTAGCGAATTCTTTTCTCGATTCAGGCACTTATCCAGCTCTGATCGAAGCTTTTCCCCAATCCTCAGGTTCGGCTACCGTGCTGGTGAGAGGTTTTATATCCATCGGAGCGGCGTTTTTACCGTTAATGATTATCTTTTTTATGAATCACGATATTTTTTACGGGTTCTCGTTCTTTTTACCAGCACTCATATTTGGTCTGAATGCGATTTACCTGTTCAAAATGAAGTTTCCAGACATGCGGGTTCAGGCGCCCAAGGAGCCAGTTCACGATACATCTGTATCTAACGTGGAACAAACGGTAGAGCTAACAGCAAATGACCGGAGCAAGCCGCGCTTCTGGCAGGAAGGGCTTTGCCTTATTGTTCTCGGCTTTACCGGGCCTACCTTGCTGTATATTGTTCAGTTGTGGCTACCTACTTTTGGACAGCAGTTTATCGGTATGACTGAATCAGAGTCCCTGAGATTATTAGTCTATTACAATGTTGGTTCTCTCGTCTCCGTATTTGTATTGGTGGTTGTGTTAAGAAAGTGGATCAAACCGGTTCACATTATTCTCATTTATCCATGCATTTCTTTGTTGGCCTTTGGAGCATTGCTCCTTTTCAAATCACAGGCTGCGGCCATTATTAGCTCATGTGTCATCGGATTTTCCATTTCGGGTGTGCTTCAACTGACCTTGACCGTAATGAGTGAGTTTTTCAGTCAACGAAAAGGACAGATCACCGGGTTCATTTACACAGCAACTTCAGTATCGTACACGGTCATCCCTGTGTTTACCGGCTTTCTTTTGAAGCATTCTCAAATATCCAGTGTTTTTATGCTGGCTCTGATTGTGAATGTGGTGGGTATTGTGCTGGCCGTGTTTGTTAATTTCCGGTACAGTACCGTTTTTCCATCAAGTCGCAAATTGTCCCCTAAAATCGCGCTTGATCCAGAGTAAGCCAACAATCGGGGACTAATCATCAGCTGGCTTATTCAGAATGCGTTATACTATGAAATATTGTAAATGCTCGACTTAAAACTATGATTTGGGAGTGAGTTTGATATGGCAAAAATCGTTAAAGTGAAAGATGTTCTGATCGGTGAAGGTGCGCCTAAAATCTGTGTTCCGATGGTGGGAGAAACGTTGAAGCAACTGAAGGAAGAAGCTGCCCATTTGCGTACACTCGATCTGGATATCGTGGAGTGGAGAGTCGATTTTTTCGAGCATGTAGAGGATTTGGAGAAGGTTAAGGCTGCCTTGATTGAAATCCGGTCCATCTTGGCGAATATTCCGCTCGTCTTTACGTTCCGCAGCGCTCGGGAGGGCGGGGAAAAGGAAATCAGTACGGCGAGTTATGTGGAGTTGAATCGTACGGCAGCCGAAACGGGACAGGTAGATATCATTGATGTGGAGCTTTTTAATGACGAAGCCGATGTGAAGGCGCTGGTGGAAGCTGCGCATAAGCATAACGTATCCGTAATTATATCCAATCACGATTTCCAGAAGACGCCGCCAAAGGAGGAAATCGTATCTCGTTTGCGCAAGGCGCAGGAGTTGGGAGGCGATTTGCCTAAAATAGCGGTTATGCCGACATGTACGGCCGATGTGCTGATCTTGCTGGATGCCACGCGTACCATGGCTGAGGAATACGCAGACCGGCCTATTATTACGATGTCGATGGCGGGAAAAGGTGTCGTGAGCCGTCTGACCGGAGAGCTGTTTGGTTCGGCTTTAACCTTTGGTGCCGCTAAGAAAGCTTCCGCGCCGGGGCAGATTCCTGTTACAGAACTGAGAGAGATATTGAATGTACTGCACAGTCATTCGTAAAAAGGTATGAATGCTGGCAACCCATGTGCCAGTATCCAAAAAAGGAAGGCCCGTATGCCATAAGCATGATGGAGCCTTCCTTTTTGCTAAGTGTTTGTGAGTTTGGGAGACGCAAATGGTCTTCCGATGTCATCCTGTCAAATGCTTAATTTAATCCCCGTGTAGGCTCATACAGTTCCCAACCGAGATTTAGAGTTTGGATAATATAGTCTGCGACTTCTTCCGCATCCAACTGATCCGTATCGATCTTGGAGTGATTCACCGCGTAAATGTCCTGTCTGGAACGGAAAAGAGCTTCGATTTCCTCCAAATTCTTGTTTTGCAGATTGGGACGGGTATCGATGAGCATCTTGAGTCGATCCTTCCAGGATTCCCAATTTAAATCTAAAAAGAAGACGATAGATGAAGCCAGACAAGCCTGTTTAACCTCTTCTTGTAAAAAAGCACCGCCGCCAACCGAAATGACTTTCAATCGAGTATTGCTGCATAGTTTGAGAATATGGTCTTTTTCAATCTCGCGGAAACCTTTTTCTCCATATGTTTTGAAAATTTCTGTTGTCGGCATGTTGTACTCTTGTTCAATCTCCTGATCAATATCCACAAAGTCCCGATACAGCTTGCGCGCGAGATGGGAACCGATCGTTGTTTTGCCTACACCCATAAATCCAATGAGCACAATATTCTGTTCTCTTAATGGGATCTCTCTCTTGTTTTGCACCATAACCACTCTCTTCTCACCAGTAATGTTGAGATGTAACGCTTCAAAGCACTAAATACATTATACGTTCATCAAACGTGTCATTCAATAGTATAGATCACATCAGAAGCGAGGTATAGGACGAAAGTGGCTTCTGATTGCCATTTTGGTGATGTAGAGCATATAACGAGACTAGATCATGAAGCCAATTGCTGCATAATTTGACGAAAAAACAAACTTATACAAGCATAAAAAGGCAATATTCTGTACTTAATTAAAAAAAAGGACATATTTTGCCGAAAAATATATTGAAATTACTGGAAGTAAGAATATAATAGAGTTATACAAATTGTAAATGTAATCGCTATATTTACAATTTGTGTTTATTTAAATTTATGGCATTGAGTTACTTTGAACCAAATACCAAGTGTACATATGTAAATAGTAATATACATTTTTGCAGACATGTACCGGTCAATGGGTTCCTTGTACGAAGGCGGTGATACGATCTACAGGTTCTAGTCAACTACGAATGGAGTGGCGGAAATAAAAAATATCTACGAGAGGGATGAATTGAAATGAACACAAGCACAGCCAAAGTATTGAAAAAGGGAATGAGTATCGCTTTATCAGGTATGCTGGTCGCTTTATTTGTCGGCAATTATTCTGCTCATGCAGCACCGGAAGTCGTTAGTAAAACGATTCTTGTAAAAGCCGGAGAAGTATATGATGGTAAGGGGAAGACGGTAGCCGCTGATCCAAAAACCTTGGGTGACGGAAGCCAGGCTGAGGCCCAAAAGCCTATTTTCAAGCTTGAAAATGGTGCAACTTTGAAAAATGTAATCATTGCTGCGCCTGCTGCGGATGGTGTGCATGTGTATGGCAACGGAACCATTTCCAACGTAACGTGGGAGGATGTAGGTGAAGATGCATTGACGCTTAAAGAAAAAGGTACGGTAAACATAACAGGCGGTGGAGCGTTCCATGCATATGATAAAGTCTTCCAAATCAATGCCGAGGGCACGATTAACATTAAAAACTTTAGAGCCGATGATATCGGAAAGCTGGTTCGCCAACTGGGCGGCTCAACTTTTAGAGTGAATATGACTTTGGATAACTCGGATATTTCCAACGTAAAGGATTCGATCCTGAGATCGGACGGCCCTAACAGCACAGCTAAAATTACGAATACTCGTTATCATAATGTGCCACAATTGTTCAAGGGCTTTAAATCCAGTAATACGAGCGAGTCCGGCAATACTAAATATTAATACGAAACAGGGTAGGAGCGGGGATGGGAATCAATAGATCTTGATTCTATCCTTGTATAGATTGAAAATAAGGGCTGTCCCACAGATCGTTTGGATCTGATGAGACAAGCCCTATTTAGCTTCTATTTGTTTTTCGTGCCGCCGGAAGATACCGTTGGAACGCTCAAAAGACTAGCCGGGCTTCGTTCAGGACGAGTACTGTGATATGATCTTGCTATTACATTTTATACAAAAAAGTTGGGAAGCTATGAATCTATTTCATCCATATGTGAATGTTGACGGTACTTTGAATGAGACGCAGGTGTGGAGACGGGAAGTTTTATATACAGGTACAAATGGTCGGCTTGTTCAACGTTTTTACGTGTCACCTTATGAGAGTTATGTGTTCAAGCCGTTAACCAATGATGAGCAAGCAGGCCGGGAGAGATGGGTATATGAGCATGTGCTTGCTTCGTTGCCACCCATCTATCCCCGAATGCTGGCCTGTTCTGGCGCAGGCATAGATGGCGGAGGGGAATGGATGATTTTTGAGGACCTTGGTCCTCTGCACCATCTACATGAAGAAGAAACAATGCTGCGAGCTGTTGGACTTGTAGCAGGGTGGCATTCTTTGCCGTCGGAGCGTTTTGCTGGAATGCCACTTCGAGGACCCAAGCCGCTTATTCAGGATATGGTTTCTGAGCTGTATGAACGCAAGTCCGATGTGCTGGAGCTTTGCAGTTCACTGGGATTCTCCAAACAGCAGGTGCAACGTATTTACGTACAACTGGAGTACCAGTCTTTTGCCCAGCAGCTTGTGCTGTCGCATGGTGACCTTCATCCGGGAAACTATGCGCTGAGTGGGGAGCGGCTGATGGTGCTGGATTGGGAGCATGCCCACTTGAACACACCGCTTTGGGATATGTATCATCTGATCGATATGTCCCATCCGTTGTTTCCCCGGCGTATGACGTCCGACTTGCGAATCCGCCTGCTGGACAGGTACTTGGCTCAAATGGAGCTGCTGGGAGCAGGACTGGAACGGGGCACATTTATGCAAGAATATAGCATGTTTGCCGTGGTATTTTCACTGTGGATGCTGTTGTTGATTGAAAGTGATTTGCGAAGGATCGAAATGAAAATGCATATAAACGGTGATAAATGGTCAAAAGAGCAATTAGAAGCCCAACAGGGCGAGGCGTTAGCCTGTTTGAGCCAATGCGCAGCGATGCTGGAATGGAGGCAAGTCAGAAGGTGTGAATAAAGAGTTGGAGCTACAGCGTGTGTACAGATTGTAAACAAAGGTGGAGACATATATGAAAAAAGTCGGTTTGGTCATGAGAAAAATTCAGTTTGCCGAAGCGCAGGGCCCGCGTATTTTTGCGGAACGTCTCAAGCAGATCGGACTGGAGCTGGGTGTGGATATCGTATTTGTGTCACCGGAGCGCCATGTCAGCAGCCATGACTGGCTTCCCGGCTATGAGCACGAAAAGGGTGATCTGGTCAATTATGACGTGGTACTCGACCAGCTTCATGAGCAGCAGATTGAGGATGTTATTTATACGGTATCCGGCTTTACATATTTGAAAATGTTTTTTAAAAACAGTGTGCTTTTTCCGCACAGTTTTCCTGATCCGGCGCTTACAGGCTATGAGATGATGAAGCCTTTTTATCAGATTGTGGACAAGGCTATTGTGCAGACTGATTTTCTCAGACAGGAGATGGCATCCAAGTTTGGTGTAACAGATGTGACAGTTATCCCGATTGGGTTTAATGAGCGACTGGTAGAAAAGCATTTTGATCCTTCGCAGGTCGTGGAGAATCGGGTGATGTGGATCGGAAGGGATGAGGAGAATCGGCGTCCTGATCTGGTGCTGGAGTATGCTCGGCATAATCCCGACAAGGAAGTTTACATGGTGTTTGGCGGGGAACGCTACAAGGAAAGCATGAAGAAGTACGATATCCCTGACAATGTGAAGCTTCAATTTGCGTTGACGCAGGATGAGGTATTCGCGCTTATGAATACGGCGAAAGTATACTGGAGCTGCTCCAAATTCGACACGTTTGCGATGCCGCTGACCGAAGCGCTGGCTATGGGTAAAATCGTCGTGAAGCCTGAGCATCCTTGCTATGGACATATCAGCTCCACGCACTCTTTTTCGGGCAATGAGAAAAACTGGTTCGAGCTGCTCAATATGGCTGCTGCCTCACCTCGTCGGGTTTCCAATGAAAATCAGGCGTATGCCATGGAGAAGTTTTCGAGTAAGGTGATGAAGCAGGGGTATCGGGACTTTTTTGAGAATTGGTTAAGCTGAGTGGCGAGGCAGAGTACTTCGGTTTCAACACGCGTTTAAGCGTCCAGAATTAGAGGATGATTTAAAAAGGGACTTTCGCTCAAGTGAACGAAAGTCCTTCCTTTTAGGAATGTATCTCCGCTGCGGCTTCAGAATGAGCCGTTCTGCGGTCAATAGCGTAGCTGACCAGCATGAGAAGCAGACCGCCAACGGTGATCAGAGATGCGACCCAAGGGATGGCGGCAAGTCCCATCTGATTAATGACGACCCCGCCGATAAAAGCGCCTCCTGCGTTACCCAGATTCAAAGCGGAATGGCTGGAGGTAGAGGCGAGCAAAGGGGCCTCATAGGCCAGATTCATGATGCGAACCTGAATGCCGGGCATAATGCCGAACGCGGCAATCCCCCAGATAAAGACGGTAATCACAGCCAGTACCCTGCTTTGAAGCGTAAACGTCAGAATGGCCAAAATAATGGCCAGTATAGCGTAGTTTGCTATTAAGGATGGCAGCAGCCTCCAATCCGCGAGCTTGCCGCCAACGATGTTGCCGATGGTTACACCAAGTCCGAACAGGACGAGAATCCACGTAATGCTATGCTCGGCAAAGCCGCTAATGTCGGTAAGTAAAGGCGTAATGTACGTAAAGACGCTGAACAGACTACCACAACCGACAGCACCTGTGAGTAGCATCAGCAATACCTTCGGATTAAACAGGCTTCGGACTTCTTGTTTGAGACTGGAGGGCTTGTCCTGATGCATAACCGGAATGTACCGGATGATGCCAAAGAGGGAAATCAGGCCGATCACAACGATGGCTCCAAAGGAAGCACGCCAGCCGAGCTGCTGTCCGATAAAGGTGCCAAAGGGCACGCCGATAATGTTGGCTACGGTCAGTCCGGTCAGCACCATAGAAATGGCACCAGCCCGCTTGTCAGGGCGAACCAGTCGGGCGGCGATCAGGGAGCCGGCTCCCAAAAAGGTTCCGTGTGATAACGCGGTAGCCATACGGGCTACAATCAGAAGCTCGTAGTTGGGAGCAATGACCGAAAAAAGATTGCCTAAAATGAATATAATCATCAGCAGGCATAACAGCTTTTTTTGCGGTACCTTGTGAGTTAATACGGTGAGCACAGGGGCGCCAATGGCCACACCAAGCGCGTAGCTGGTGATGAGCTGTCCGGCTTGCGGGATGGTAACATGAAGATCCTGGGCCACATTGGGCAGAAGACCCATAATGACGAATTCGGTCATGCCGATGGCAAAGGCACCGAGCGTCAACCATAGCAAGGAGGGGGGAAAGCGATTGGCTGTCAAATTTTCTTGAATACTCATGAGTGTCTTGTATCCTCCTGAAAAATAGTAATGCGAGTATATCATTAGAAACCACATCTGGCGACCCATTTTCAAGAATTTTACATACTAAGCAGATAAGATTTATCTATTTACAAAAGCGGCAGGTATGAGCGGGTTAAATATGTTATTTTTATAGTATGGATCTATCCAAGGAGGATACAATGATGACGCTTAAAGTGGTACATAGTATTACAGATTTAATTGGAGATACGCCTTGTGTGCGGCTTCAGCGATTAACCGGACCGCAGGATGCGGAAGTGTATGTGAAGCTGGAATACTATAATCCCAGCGGCAGTGTCAAGGATCGGGCGGCGGGTAATCTGATTGCCGAGGCGGAACGGGCCGGACATTTAAAACCGGGTGGAACTATTATTGAGCCGACCAGCGGGAATACGGGGATTGGCTTAGCGATGAATGCGGCAGCCCGAGGCTACCGTGCGATATTGGTGATGCCGTCGAATATGACGAGGGAACGAATCAATATTTTAAAAGCATACGGTGCTGAGGTTGTACTGACGCCAGCGGAAGAACGGATGTCAGGAGCAATTCGCAAGGCGCTGGAGCTGGGGGCTGAGATTGAAGGGAGCTTTATCCCGCAACAATTTGAAAACGAGGCCAACCCGGATATCCACCGTACGACGACTGCGCTTGAAATTTTGGAGCAGACGGAAGGCAAGCTGGACGTGTTCGTCGCTTCTTCTGGAACGGGTGGTACGATTACGGGAACGGGTGAGGTGCTGCGCCAGCATTTGCCGGATCTGCGTGTGGTCGTGGTAGAGCCGAAGGGCTCGCCAGTGCTGTCAGGGGGCAAGCCTGGTCCACATAAGCTGGTTGGTACTAGCCCGGGATTCGTTCCTGCCGTATTGAATACGGATATTTATGACGAAATCGTACAGGTTTCGGATGAGGATGCGATTGCAATGACACGGGCGATTGCTGCTCAGGAGGGAATTCTCGTCGGACCTTCCAGCGGAGCTACAATATGGACGGCAATTCAGGAAGCTCGGCGCTTGGGACCGGGCAAACGGGTGCTTTGTATTGCCCCGGATACAGGAGAGCGATATTTGAGCATGGGTATTTTCGGATAAAAAAAGTGAAGGAGGAGCAACATGAAAATTATGCCTTTACAGAAACGCAACATTTCGGATAGCCGCTTGGTGCTTGGTTGTATGCCTTTTGGCGGGGAATGGGATCGTACACCGTTTACACAGGAGCATGTGGTGGAAGCAGAAAGAGCGGTGGAAGCCGCACGTTCCATCGGCATTACGATGTTTGATCATGCAGACATCTATCGTATGGGGAAAGCAGAAGAAATTTTTGGCCGGATTTTGAAGGGGCAGCCCGATTTGCGCGAGCAGATCGTTATCCAGTCCAAATGCGGCATTTTCCTGCCGGATGGTACGCTCCCGGGTCGATTTGATTTTTCATATGCTCATATTATGGAGTCTGTGGATGGTATTCTGAAGCGTCTGGGCACCGAATATTTGGACATTCTGCTGCTGCACCGTCCCGATCCGCTGGTAGAGCCGGAAGAAGTGGCGGAGGCGTTCAGCAAGCTCAAGGCATCTGGCAAAGTACGGCATTTTGGTGTTTCCAATATGAATGTAAGCCAAATTCAGTTTCTGGAGCGCAGTTTAGCCGGCCCGCTGGTGGCTAATCAATTGGAGATGAGCCTGGCGCATCTACATTTTGTAGATCAGACGGTGCATGTGAATCAGCAGGCAGGGACGAATGTCCATTTTGGCGAAGGTTTGCTGGAATACTGCCAAATGGAGGATATTCAGCTTCAAGCGTGGGGGCCACTGGCACAGGGACGTTTTAGCGGTGGATCTTTGGAAGGAGAGCCGGAGCATATACGCCAAACAGCAGAGCTGGTGCAAAAGCTGGCTGCTGAAAAGGAAACGACACGCGAGGCCATCGTTCTTGGCTGGCTCATGAAGCATCCGGCGCGGATTCAGCCCGTTATTGGCAGCGCTAATCCTGAACGGATCAAGGCGTGTCAGGATGCGGAGCGACAGAGTGAGCTGATGACCCGTGAGGAATGGTATGAGCTATATGTGAGTGCACGGGGACAAGCTTTACCGTAACCTGGCGAGTGCTTTTCAGCTTGTTACAGCAGATACATTTTTGGGAAAAGTATGATTTCGTACTGCAAATCGTAATTGAATAGGCCCGCCTCTTGTCTTATGACAGTGTGCGGGCCTTTTTTCGTGGGGCCATTAAACATTTTTCCAGCGGCTAATCCTCTTCGTATCTGGCAAGTGCCCTGGCGGTTGTTTCCTTCATTCGGGAAATGAGCCGGGAGCCTTGGACGACCTTGACACGTTTGCCGAGAAAGCGGATTTTGGACAGTACGTATTCACTTTCGTCTGTCTGAAAAGTGAGTGTAATACGATAGCTATCCGCAGCCTGAACATACTCCACCTCTTTCTCAAAGCAGGAAAAGGCATATAAAATACGGGATAATTCCACGTTGTACATAGGTATAATTACGATGATGCCCTGTTCTTTGCGTGACTCCAGAATACCGAGTATACGTTGGGTGAATTTCTCGGTCTCTTCAGGTGGAATTTCCTCTTCGGTGATGGTTACGATGCTGGACAGCTTGGTGGACATCAGCGTACGGTGCCGGCGGTTGTACCAAAGCAGGCTCCATTCTTTTTTGACCATGGAAAATTCCAGCTTATACGGAAAGCCTGACATGCGTTCATGAACACGCCCATTGCGCATTCTGTAGCTCATACAGATACCTGAGCGGGACCGCAGGATGGAACGCAATATACGCAGGAGCGGGTGATAGACCGGGGAGGCAGGGATGCCGGCCTTTTCCCTCAAGCTGCCATCGATCTCCAGTGGATCGTCATCTGCGAGCATCAGCCGAAGCTTATCGAGCGTAGACGGGATAAAAGCTTCTGTCGCCGCCGGATCTGACAGCATGGACTGGAGCCAGATTCTTTCCTGCGATGTGGTAGCAAAAGCGCCCGATTCATCCAGCCGCGAGACGATCTGGTAGTTAAATATTTTCTCGAATAGGCTCATAATAGGCTTGAAGCTCCTTCCATTCCTGCTTGAATTCCTGACGAAGCCGCTTGGGTTCCAACACCTCACAGCTTGATCCAAAGCTGCGCAGCCACGGTTTAATCTCGGTGATGCCGTTCACTGTAATTTCATAGATAAAGGATTCACTTTCTTCCTCCGTGATCGTTCCCCATTGCCCCTGCAACAGCACACGCTCCCGAATAAAGTTGCGTTTGGCACCTTCGGGATTGAAA from Paenibacillus sp. FSL R10-2782 includes the following:
- a CDS encoding LysR family transcriptional regulator, with protein sequence MNLKHLQYFRVLAKMEHFTQAALRLCITQPSLSHAISELEKDLGVHLFEKQGRNIRLNKYGRFFLKYVENAMSELEKGEHNLRELVSPNHGNVDLAFIYTLGSHFIPAIIQAFSASDARKDISFSFHQGNTNDIIQGLKQEHYDVAFCSHMENEPDVEFIPLAQQELVVIVSPDHPLASLDQIDLKDTATYPFIFFNKKSGIRPIIENLFARVGVTPEIICEIEEDTAMAGLVSVNYGIAVMPRISSLDYFNVKTLPIVNPEYERFIYLASIKNRYLSPAVVDFRNFSLSYGEEFYLKTHQRV
- a CDS encoding MFS transporter; translated protein: MKRSSFPVASGLYVNYLLFGMFNIMLASHMSFLTEHLHTDQAGISLLVSAMGFGRLFTLYLSGVLSDRYGRKPFIVVAGLLMAVFLVGIPLSPSFEMAMVLAVLAGVANSFLDSGTYPALIEAFPQSSGSATVLVRGFISIGAAFLPLMIIFFMNHDIFYGFSFFLPALIFGLNAIYLFKMKFPDMRVQAPKEPVHDTSVSNVEQTVELTANDRSKPRFWQEGLCLIVLGFTGPTLLYIVQLWLPTFGQQFIGMTESESLRLLVYYNVGSLVSVFVLVVVLRKWIKPVHIILIYPCISLLAFGALLLFKSQAAAIISSCVIGFSISGVLQLTLTVMSEFFSQRKGQITGFIYTATSVSYTVIPVFTGFLLKHSQISSVFMLALIVNVVGIVLAVFVNFRYSTVFPSSRKLSPKIALDPE
- the aroD gene encoding type I 3-dehydroquinate dehydratase; this translates as MAKIVKVKDVLIGEGAPKICVPMVGETLKQLKEEAAHLRTLDLDIVEWRVDFFEHVEDLEKVKAALIEIRSILANIPLVFTFRSAREGGEKEISTASYVELNRTAAETGQVDIIDVELFNDEADVKALVEAAHKHNVSVIISNHDFQKTPPKEEIVSRLRKAQELGGDLPKIAVMPTCTADVLILLDATRTMAEEYADRPIITMSMAGKGVVSRLTGELFGSALTFGAAKKASAPGQIPVTELREILNVLHSHS
- a CDS encoding shikimate kinase; this translates as MQNKREIPLREQNIVLIGFMGVGKTTIGSHLARKLYRDFVDIDQEIEQEYNMPTTEIFKTYGEKGFREIEKDHILKLCSNTRLKVISVGGGAFLQEEVKQACLASSIVFFLDLNWESWKDRLKMLIDTRPNLQNKNLEEIEALFRSRQDIYAVNHSKIDTDQLDAEEVADYIIQTLNLGWELYEPTRGLN
- a CDS encoding pectate lyase, with product MNTSTAKVLKKGMSIALSGMLVALFVGNYSAHAAPEVVSKTILVKAGEVYDGKGKTVAADPKTLGDGSQAEAQKPIFKLENGATLKNVIIAAPAADGVHVYGNGTISNVTWEDVGEDALTLKEKGTVNITGGGAFHAYDKVFQINAEGTINIKNFRADDIGKLVRQLGGSTFRVNMTLDNSDISNVKDSILRSDGPNSTAKITNTRYHNVPQLFKGFKSSNTSESGNTKY
- a CDS encoding aminoglycoside phosphotransferase family protein, which translates into the protein MNLFHPYVNVDGTLNETQVWRREVLYTGTNGRLVQRFYVSPYESYVFKPLTNDEQAGRERWVYEHVLASLPPIYPRMLACSGAGIDGGGEWMIFEDLGPLHHLHEEETMLRAVGLVAGWHSLPSERFAGMPLRGPKPLIQDMVSELYERKSDVLELCSSLGFSKQQVQRIYVQLEYQSFAQQLVLSHGDLHPGNYALSGERLMVLDWEHAHLNTPLWDMYHLIDMSHPLFPRRMTSDLRIRLLDRYLAQMELLGAGLERGTFMQEYSMFAVVFSLWMLLLIESDLRRIEMKMHINGDKWSKEQLEAQQGEALACLSQCAAMLEWRQVRRCE
- a CDS encoding glycosyltransferase, translating into MKKVGLVMRKIQFAEAQGPRIFAERLKQIGLELGVDIVFVSPERHVSSHDWLPGYEHEKGDLVNYDVVLDQLHEQQIEDVIYTVSGFTYLKMFFKNSVLFPHSFPDPALTGYEMMKPFYQIVDKAIVQTDFLRQEMASKFGVTDVTVIPIGFNERLVEKHFDPSQVVENRVMWIGRDEENRRPDLVLEYARHNPDKEVYMVFGGERYKESMKKYDIPDNVKLQFALTQDEVFALMNTAKVYWSCSKFDTFAMPLTEALAMGKIVVKPEHPCYGHISSTHSFSGNEKNWFELLNMAAASPRRVSNENQAYAMEKFSSKVMKQGYRDFFENWLS
- a CDS encoding MFS transporter, which codes for MSIQENLTANRFPPSLLWLTLGAFAIGMTEFVIMGLLPNVAQDLHVTIPQAGQLITSYALGVAIGAPVLTVLTHKVPQKKLLCLLMIIFILGNLFSVIAPNYELLIVARMATALSHGTFLGAGSLIAARLVRPDKRAGAISMVLTGLTVANIIGVPFGTFIGQQLGWRASFGAIVVIGLISLFGIIRYIPVMHQDKPSSLKQEVRSLFNPKVLLMLLTGAVGCGSLFSVFTYITPLLTDISGFAEHSITWILVLFGLGVTIGNIVGGKLADWRLLPSLIANYAILAIILAILTFTLQSRVLAVITVFIWGIAAFGIMPGIQVRIMNLAYEAPLLASTSSHSALNLGNAGGAFIGGVVINQMGLAAIPWVASLITVGGLLLMLVSYAIDRRTAHSEAAAEIHS
- the cysK gene encoding cysteine synthase A, producing the protein MTLKVVHSITDLIGDTPCVRLQRLTGPQDAEVYVKLEYYNPSGSVKDRAAGNLIAEAERAGHLKPGGTIIEPTSGNTGIGLAMNAAARGYRAILVMPSNMTRERINILKAYGAEVVLTPAEERMSGAIRKALELGAEIEGSFIPQQFENEANPDIHRTTTALEILEQTEGKLDVFVASSGTGGTITGTGEVLRQHLPDLRVVVVEPKGSPVLSGGKPGPHKLVGTSPGFVPAVLNTDIYDEIVQVSDEDAIAMTRAIAAQEGILVGPSSGATIWTAIQEARRLGPGKRVLCIAPDTGERYLSMGIFG
- a CDS encoding aldo/keto reductase, with translation MKIMPLQKRNISDSRLVLGCMPFGGEWDRTPFTQEHVVEAERAVEAARSIGITMFDHADIYRMGKAEEIFGRILKGQPDLREQIVIQSKCGIFLPDGTLPGRFDFSYAHIMESVDGILKRLGTEYLDILLLHRPDPLVEPEEVAEAFSKLKASGKVRHFGVSNMNVSQIQFLERSLAGPLVANQLEMSLAHLHFVDQTVHVNQQAGTNVHFGEGLLEYCQMEDIQLQAWGPLAQGRFSGGSLEGEPEHIRQTAELVQKLAAEKETTREAIVLGWLMKHPARIQPVIGSANPERIKACQDAERQSELMTREEWYELYVSARGQALP